One genomic segment of Phycisphaerales bacterium AB-hyl4 includes these proteins:
- a CDS encoding efflux RND transporter periplasmic adaptor subunit, with protein sequence MTTPTAADNRRKVRRWLFAGGLALAFIASFVVGRLTSPGADGPHDHDADVHTTNDVTDAGQTYYCSMHPEVRSDDPNDTCPICGMDLIPMPDNAGDEDDGDLPILRLSERSLRLLEVQTTPVERRAAEKTIHFVGQLDYDETRVTDLVARSDSYVHRLHANYPWKPVERGDVIAELDSPAITAAARELRLVHRGDQGPRSQSALDAARARLERFGLTADQIDRIIDADDLPRTYELRSPLTGVIAELDAREGDRLADGDRLVRIVDLTSLWLQLQAYESDLPWLEVEQSAEFTVPTAPGETHDGTVAFIAPVIDDNTRTARVRLNVDNPQGQLRPGMFARGKVHAQAHHTDNPPLLIPASAALITGRDAALVYVRQPDTDRPTFEGRRITLGPRVNAHYIVRDGLEENEHVVTHGAFKIDSELQIRGRPSMMARAELFREQPAVELTALDLDADLPDDVIPYPLDVCLVTDLPLDSMGGPVRFIHEDREIKFCCDGCIPPFEADPDAYLPKLDDTQHEDAHNH encoded by the coding sequence ATGACCACCCCAACCGCAGCCGATAACCGCCGTAAAGTGCGCCGCTGGCTTTTCGCTGGCGGCCTCGCGCTCGCCTTCATCGCCAGCTTCGTCGTCGGCCGACTCACCAGTCCCGGCGCGGACGGTCCGCACGATCACGACGCCGACGTGCATACCACAAACGACGTCACCGACGCTGGCCAAACGTACTACTGCTCCATGCACCCCGAGGTCCGCTCCGACGATCCCAACGACACCTGCCCCATCTGCGGCATGGACCTCATCCCCATGCCCGACAACGCCGGCGACGAGGACGACGGCGACCTCCCCATCCTCCGCTTAAGCGAACGCTCGCTCCGCCTGCTCGAAGTTCAGACCACACCCGTCGAGCGACGCGCCGCTGAGAAAACCATTCACTTCGTCGGCCAGCTCGACTACGACGAAACCCGCGTCACCGACCTCGTCGCGCGAAGCGACAGCTACGTCCATCGCCTGCACGCCAACTACCCATGGAAGCCCGTCGAGCGTGGCGACGTCATCGCCGAACTCGACAGCCCCGCCATCACCGCCGCCGCCCGCGAGCTGCGCCTCGTCCACCGCGGCGACCAGGGCCCGCGCAGCCAGTCCGCCCTCGACGCCGCCCGCGCTCGACTCGAACGCTTCGGCCTCACCGCCGACCAGATCGACCGCATCATCGACGCCGACGACCTGCCTCGCACTTACGAGCTACGCAGCCCCCTCACCGGCGTCATCGCCGAGCTCGACGCCCGCGAAGGCGACCGCCTCGCCGACGGCGACCGCCTCGTCCGCATCGTCGACCTCACCTCGCTCTGGCTCCAACTGCAAGCCTACGAATCCGACCTGCCCTGGCTCGAAGTCGAACAGTCCGCCGAGTTCACCGTCCCCACCGCGCCGGGCGAAACACACGACGGCACAGTTGCTTTCATCGCACCCGTCATCGACGACAACACCCGCACCGCGCGCGTCCGCCTCAACGTCGACAACCCGCAAGGCCAACTCCGTCCCGGCATGTTCGCGCGCGGCAAGGTTCACGCCCAGGCACACCACACCGACAACCCGCCGCTGCTCATCCCCGCCTCCGCCGCGCTGATCACCGGCCGCGATGCCGCCCTCGTCTACGTCCGCCAACCCGATACCGACCGCCCCACCTTCGAAGGCAGGCGCATTACTCTCGGCCCGCGCGTTAACGCACACTACATCGTCCGCGACGGCCTCGAAGAAAACGAGCACGTCGTCACCCACGGCGCATTCAAAATCGACAGCGAACTGCAGATCCGCGGCAGGCCGAGCATGATGGCCCGCGCCGAACTGTTCCGCGAACAGCCCGCCGTCGAGCTGACCGCCCTCGACCTCGACGCCGATTTGCCCGACGACGTCATCCCGTATCCGCTGGACGTCTGCCTCGTCACCGACCTCCCGCTGGATTCGATGGGCGGCCCCGTGCGCTTCATCCACGAAGACCGCGAAATCAAGTTCTGCTGCGACGGCTGCATCCCCCCATTTGAAGCCGACCCCGACGCCTACCTCCCCAAGCTTGACGACACGCAGCACGAGGACGCGCACAACCACTAA